In Marivirga salinae, a single window of DNA contains:
- a CDS encoding type II toxin-antitoxin system PemK/MazF family toxin, with protein sequence MKKGKIVLVPFPFTDLKGSKIRPAIILVNKESDIILAFISTQLNWTEKSDILLEPSSINGLKKASILRLSKIVTLHKNLILGEISELDSKLHKRLNENLKALFDLN encoded by the coding sequence ATGAAAAAAGGCAAAATTGTCTTGGTCCCATTTCCATTTACTGATCTAAAAGGTAGCAAAATACGTCCAGCAATAATTTTAGTAAATAAAGAATCAGATATCATCTTAGCTTTTATTTCTACACAACTCAATTGGACGGAAAAGTCAGATATTCTACTTGAACCATCTAGTATTAATGGATTAAAAAAAGCATCTATTTTAAGATTATCCAAAATTGTTACTCTCCATAAAAATTTAATCCTTGGTGAAATTAGCGAGTTAGATTCCAAATTACATAAAAGACTAAATGAAAATTTAAAAGCACTATTCGATCTAAATTAA
- the polA gene encoding DNA polymerase I yields the protein MSNTPESDKKLFLLDAMALIYRAHFAFSKTPRINSKGMNTGAALGFTNSLLEILKKEKPTHIGVAFDTSTPTFRHVEFPAYKAQRDEQPEDIRVAIPYVKKIVEAFNIPVLIMDGYEADDIIGTIARQAGEEGYKVYMMTPDKDFAQLVTDNVFLYKPAFMGNAVDILGIEEVKKKFDIDRVEQVIDILGLQGDAADNIPGIPGVGAKSAIKFLKQYGSVEGLLEHTDELKGKMKEKVEANKEQALLSKKLATIKVDVPLAYEPDKLVLDEPNEEVLRELFEELEFRTIMKRVLGEEPAAPSKSSAKVDPAQMSMFTDTPEEGAEKDEEPEERRTLANTKHQYHLIDTPELREDLLTYLSIQDEFCFDTETTDLEPTDAELVGLAFSYVAGEAYYVPFPADQKEAQKIADEFKEVLENEDITKIGQNLKYDIQVMRNYGVRVKGKMFDTMLAHYLLDPETRHNMDVMAENYLNYSPVSITDLIGKKGVKQGNMRDVPVEDVVEYAGEDADITLQLKHLLEKEIKENNLEKLLHEVEEPLSYVLAEMEYEGVKIDKDALAKMSKELETAALEAQEKIFELAGQEFNIASPKQLGEILFDKMKLVDKPKKTKTGQYATGEEILSKLANEHEIADKILEFREYQKLKSTYVDALPKLISKKDGRVHTDYRQAVAATGRLSSNNPNLQNIPIRTEKGRLIRKAFVPRDENYQLMAADYSQIELRIMAAFSQDEAMMEAFKNGRDIHATTAAKVFGVELEDVDPGMRRKAKEVNFGIIYGISAFGLAQNLNISRTEASDIIKAYFKEFPKVHDYMEKIKEEARANEYVTTILGRKRWLRDINSRNQTIRGYAERNAINAPIQGSAADMIKIAMINIHIWMEKENLKSKMIMQVHDELIFDAHKDEIDKLKDKVVDLMKNAMELDVPMEIGVGIADNWSEAH from the coding sequence ATGAGCAATACACCAGAATCAGATAAAAAATTATTTCTTCTCGATGCAATGGCACTTATCTACCGTGCACATTTTGCTTTTAGTAAAACCCCTAGAATCAACTCTAAAGGAATGAATACTGGTGCGGCATTAGGTTTTACCAATAGTCTCTTGGAAATATTGAAAAAGGAGAAACCAACCCATATTGGTGTAGCTTTTGACACATCTACTCCAACTTTTCGTCATGTGGAATTTCCTGCCTATAAAGCACAAAGAGACGAGCAACCTGAGGATATTAGAGTTGCCATACCTTATGTAAAAAAGATTGTGGAGGCATTTAATATTCCCGTGCTCATCATGGATGGTTATGAAGCGGATGATATTATAGGGACGATTGCCAGGCAAGCCGGGGAAGAAGGATACAAAGTTTATATGATGACACCAGACAAGGATTTTGCCCAATTGGTTACAGATAATGTATTCCTCTACAAACCTGCTTTTATGGGCAATGCAGTAGATATTTTGGGTATTGAAGAAGTTAAAAAGAAATTTGATATCGATCGAGTTGAGCAAGTAATTGATATTTTGGGATTGCAAGGTGATGCTGCAGATAATATTCCCGGAATACCAGGAGTTGGTGCGAAGTCCGCCATCAAATTCCTAAAGCAATATGGTTCAGTGGAAGGATTATTGGAACATACTGATGAGCTAAAAGGAAAGATGAAGGAAAAAGTGGAAGCTAATAAAGAGCAGGCACTACTTTCCAAGAAATTGGCTACCATTAAAGTAGATGTCCCTTTGGCTTACGAGCCTGATAAATTGGTTTTGGATGAACCTAATGAAGAAGTCTTAAGAGAATTATTTGAGGAACTAGAGTTCAGAACCATCATGAAAAGGGTTTTAGGTGAAGAACCAGCTGCACCTTCGAAATCTTCAGCTAAAGTTGATCCTGCACAAATGTCTATGTTTACGGACACACCAGAAGAAGGGGCAGAAAAGGATGAAGAACCAGAAGAAAGAAGGACCTTAGCGAATACCAAGCACCAATATCATTTAATTGACACTCCAGAGCTTAGAGAAGATCTCCTAACCTATCTATCTATTCAGGATGAATTTTGTTTTGATACAGAAACCACTGATTTGGAACCAACCGATGCCGAATTAGTAGGACTTGCCTTTTCTTATGTTGCAGGTGAAGCTTATTATGTTCCCTTTCCAGCCGATCAAAAGGAAGCACAAAAGATTGCAGATGAATTCAAGGAGGTTTTGGAAAATGAGGACATCACTAAAATTGGTCAAAACCTGAAATATGATATTCAGGTGATGCGGAATTATGGCGTAAGGGTAAAAGGAAAGATGTTTGACACTATGTTGGCTCATTATCTGCTTGATCCAGAAACTCGTCACAATATGGATGTGATGGCAGAGAATTATTTGAATTACAGCCCTGTATCTATTACGGATTTGATAGGTAAAAAAGGAGTAAAACAAGGAAATATGCGTGATGTTCCTGTTGAAGATGTAGTGGAATACGCTGGAGAGGATGCAGATATTACTTTGCAGCTCAAGCACCTTTTAGAAAAGGAAATTAAAGAAAATAATCTTGAAAAACTTTTACATGAAGTGGAAGAGCCGCTGTCCTATGTTTTGGCAGAAATGGAATATGAAGGCGTTAAAATAGATAAAGATGCTCTAGCTAAAATGTCAAAGGAATTGGAAACTGCTGCTTTGGAAGCTCAAGAGAAAATTTTTGAATTAGCTGGACAAGAATTTAACATTGCCTCACCAAAACAATTGGGCGAGATTCTTTTTGATAAAATGAAATTGGTGGACAAACCAAAGAAAACCAAAACGGGTCAATATGCCACTGGAGAGGAAATTTTATCCAAACTAGCAAATGAACATGAAATTGCGGATAAAATTTTAGAATTCCGCGAGTATCAGAAATTGAAATCAACTTATGTGGATGCCTTACCGAAATTGATCAGTAAAAAAGATGGAAGAGTGCATACTGATTATCGTCAAGCAGTTGCCGCCACAGGTCGATTAAGCTCCAATAATCCGAACTTGCAAAACATTCCAATTAGAACTGAAAAGGGCAGGTTGATCAGAAAGGCCTTTGTACCCAGAGATGAAAATTACCAGCTCATGGCTGCGGATTATTCTCAAATTGAATTGCGTATTATGGCAGCATTCTCACAAGATGAAGCTATGATGGAAGCCTTCAAAAATGGTCGTGATATTCACGCTACCACTGCTGCTAAAGTGTTTGGCGTTGAATTAGAAGATGTCGATCCTGGAATGAGAAGAAAAGCTAAAGAGGTGAACTTTGGTATTATTTATGGAATATCTGCATTCGGATTGGCGCAAAACCTTAACATTTCAAGAACTGAAGCTTCCGATATCATAAAAGCTTATTTCAAGGAATTTCCTAAAGTCCACGACTATATGGAAAAAATAAAAGAAGAAGCTCGAGCTAATGAATACGTGACTACCATTTTAGGCAGAAAAAGATGGTTAAGAGATATTAATTCCCGAAACCAAACCATCAGAGGTTATGCCGAACGAAATGCCATCAATGCTCCTATTCAGGGAAGTGCTGCTGATATGATAAAAATTGCCATGATCAATATTCACATATGGATGGAAAAAGAGAATTTAAAATCCAAAATGATTATGCAGGTGCATGATGAATTGATTTTCGATGCTCACAAAGATGAAATCGATAAGTTAAAAGATAAAGTAGTGGATTTAATGAAGAATGCCATGGAATTGGATGTTCCCATGGAAATCGGGGTGGGTATAGCCGATAATTGGAGTGAGGCGCATTAA
- a CDS encoding M24 family metallopeptidase gives MKIKYIYTLLVSFFITQNCFAQYPEILNLEDQAKLEDEILKERFETVLPEIMERTEIDMWLIISSEYNEDPVIKTMLPSTWMAARRTTMLVIYQPEKGAELQTHAVARYDVGEVFKRAWDPDTQADQWKRLAEIIAEKNPKKIGVNMSNDFSHADGLVKSEYDLLMGVLSKSQQKKVVSAEKLAVGWLETRTERERVIYEHLCNIAHKIIAKGFSLEAITPGVSTTDDLVWWYRQEINKLGLKTWFHPTVDVQRADPESFDHLRSFSKRPDLQIIQPGDLLHVDFGITYLRLNTDTQQHAYVLKPGEDRIPNYLVKAFEEGKSVQDHLTNQFQMGRTGNEMLLAALEEAKAEGLKPTIYTHPIGYHGHAAGPTIGMWDSQGGVPGSGDYPLYPNTAYSIELNAAVFIKEWNKEIRIMLEEEAFFDGEEIYYIDGRQEEIYAIPR, from the coding sequence ATGAAAATCAAATATATATACACGCTTTTAGTCTCGTTTTTCATTACCCAAAACTGTTTTGCTCAATATCCTGAAATCCTCAATTTGGAGGATCAAGCCAAACTGGAGGATGAAATTTTGAAAGAACGTTTTGAAACTGTTTTACCCGAAATTATGGAGAGAACAGAAATTGATATGTGGCTCATAATTTCCAGCGAATATAATGAAGATCCAGTAATCAAAACGATGTTGCCTTCTACTTGGATGGCTGCAAGGAGAACCACAATGCTGGTCATATATCAACCAGAAAAAGGAGCAGAATTACAAACTCATGCTGTTGCCAGATATGATGTAGGTGAGGTGTTCAAAAGAGCTTGGGATCCTGATACCCAAGCTGATCAGTGGAAGAGATTAGCCGAAATTATTGCAGAAAAGAACCCTAAGAAAATCGGAGTAAATATGTCAAATGATTTTTCTCATGCAGATGGGTTAGTTAAATCTGAATATGATTTATTGATGGGAGTACTATCGAAATCACAACAGAAAAAAGTGGTTTCTGCTGAAAAATTGGCAGTTGGTTGGCTAGAAACACGTACTGAAAGAGAAAGAGTGATTTATGAGCATTTATGTAATATTGCCCATAAAATAATTGCAAAAGGATTTTCATTAGAAGCTATAACGCCAGGGGTAAGCACGACCGATGATTTAGTATGGTGGTATCGCCAGGAAATTAACAAATTAGGATTAAAGACCTGGTTTCATCCAACGGTGGATGTACAAAGAGCAGATCCTGAAAGTTTTGATCATTTGAGAAGCTTCAGTAAAAGACCTGATTTGCAAATCATTCAACCTGGAGATTTACTACATGTTGATTTTGGGATCACTTATTTGAGGCTAAATACAGATACACAACAGCATGCTTATGTTTTAAAGCCAGGTGAAGATAGAATCCCAAATTATTTGGTAAAAGCATTTGAAGAAGGGAAAAGTGTCCAAGACCATTTGACCAATCAATTCCAAATGGGTAGAACAGGTAATGAAATGTTATTAGCAGCTTTAGAAGAGGCAAAAGCAGAAGGATTGAAACCTACTATTTACACCCATCCAATTGGCTATCATGGTCATGCCGCAGGTCCGACCATCGGTATGTGGGATTCACAAGGTGGAGTTCCAGGCAGTGGCGATTATCCATTATATCCAAACACTGCTTATTCCATAGAATTGAATGCAGCCGTTTTTATAAAAGAATGGAATAAGGAAATCAGAATTATGTTGGAAGAAGAAGCCTTTTTTGATGGGGAAGAAATCTATTATATCGATGGCAGACAGGAAGAGATATATGCTATTCCTAGATAA
- a CDS encoding lysophospholipid acyltransferase family protein: MLKFFRFIYTFWALLVFHVFMIILFPVFIIPSLISKKGSKLSFKAIRLWSFLFSFFNRIIYKVEGKEHFKKGQNYVIISNHTSFLDTPAIPQAIDAPFKALAKKELTKIPIFGIIIKTITEVVDRSNPRSRQKSKDRLNEVLKNENSILVFPEGTMNRTDKPLQGFYDGAFRIAIDAQAPILPVVIKGAAKLMKPSSFLMKPGKIDVKLLAPISTVGLTHKELPQLKAEVVEKMQAELMG, translated from the coding sequence ATGCTGAAATTTTTCCGATTCATCTATACTTTTTGGGCTTTACTGGTTTTTCATGTTTTCATGATTATCCTTTTTCCTGTTTTTATTATTCCATCACTTATTTCAAAAAAGGGGAGTAAGTTAAGCTTTAAAGCAATCCGTTTGTGGTCTTTTCTTTTTAGTTTTTTTAACCGAATTATTTACAAAGTAGAAGGGAAAGAGCACTTTAAAAAAGGACAGAATTATGTGATAATCTCTAATCACACCTCATTTTTGGATACTCCTGCCATTCCTCAAGCCATAGATGCTCCCTTCAAGGCTTTAGCCAAAAAGGAATTAACTAAAATTCCGATTTTTGGGATAATAATTAAGACTATTACTGAAGTAGTGGACAGATCTAATCCTCGAAGCAGACAAAAAAGTAAAGATCGACTGAATGAAGTGCTGAAAAATGAGAATTCTATTTTAGTTTTTCCTGAAGGCACCATGAATAGAACGGATAAACCACTTCAAGGCTTTTATGATGGTGCATTTAGAATAGCCATAGATGCACAAGCTCCAATTTTACCAGTAGTTATAAAAGGAGCTGCTAAGTTAATGAAGCCAAGCAGTTTTCTGATGAAACCAGGAAAAATTGATGTGAAATTATTAGCTCCTATTTCAACTGTAGGGTTAACTCATAAAGAGTTGCCTCAATTGAAAGCTGAGGTAGTGGAGAAGATGCAGGCTGAGTTGATGGGGTGA
- a CDS encoding putative signal transducing protein: MKNKQNDMIRVYSDTEVNINRVSAELAKKGIPSLVKNEFQSAVMAGFGASPNAVDLYVNESDLDEASKLIEDLNQDN; the protein is encoded by the coding sequence ATGAAGAATAAGCAAAATGATATGATTAGGGTATATAGTGATACTGAAGTCAATATTAACAGGGTCAGTGCTGAACTTGCAAAAAAAGGAATCCCTTCTTTAGTGAAAAACGAATTTCAGTCAGCTGTGATGGCTGGATTTGGCGCTTCTCCTAATGCAGTGGATTTATATGTAAATGAGTCAGATTTGGATGAAGCATCGAAATTGATTGAAGATCTGAATCAAGACAATTGA
- a CDS encoding DEAD/DEAH box helicase has product MSFSKFNLPLSLSTTLKKLKIENPFPIQKEVIPQALEGKDILGIAKTGSGKTLSYVLPILTRLNFFPEARNRQPQVLILVPTRELAQQVLEVFKLFIDTDRNQNKTITAFGGTSINPQMQSMGEVKILIATPGRLLDLVSSNALKLSSLQLLVIDEADKLLNSNFKEELDNILKLIPGTAQKLLFSATLSPDVQKLNQLYLNKPSIIKIENEKENLTLIKQSAFAVEPDKKGPFLRYLIKSKELKQVMIFTSSINTADKVADKLRKNGVEALAVHSKKSQHARNQSLKDFKAGKVNVLVTTDLLSRGIDIEFLPYVINYELPRSPKDFVHRVGRTGRAEHSGEAISLISPEEQHHFEVIQKKIKYKIDLAEITDIDLHGF; this is encoded by the coding sequence ATGTCATTTTCCAAGTTTAACTTGCCACTATCACTAAGCACTACCCTGAAAAAACTGAAAATAGAGAATCCGTTCCCTATTCAGAAAGAAGTTATTCCACAAGCGCTGGAAGGCAAAGACATACTAGGAATAGCCAAAACAGGATCTGGTAAAACTTTATCTTATGTTTTACCGATTTTAACTAGGCTGAATTTTTTTCCTGAAGCTAGAAATCGTCAACCACAAGTCTTAATTCTGGTACCTACGCGTGAATTAGCTCAACAAGTATTAGAGGTTTTTAAGCTTTTTATAGATACTGATAGAAATCAAAATAAGACAATTACTGCTTTCGGAGGAACTTCAATCAATCCACAGATGCAGTCAATGGGGGAGGTGAAAATCTTGATTGCAACGCCAGGTAGACTATTGGATTTAGTTTCATCAAATGCCTTAAAATTAAGCAGTCTGCAACTTTTAGTGATTGATGAGGCTGATAAATTATTGAATTCTAACTTTAAAGAAGAGTTGGATAATATTTTGAAGCTAATACCCGGTACGGCTCAGAAATTACTGTTTTCCGCAACTTTAAGCCCTGATGTGCAAAAATTAAATCAGCTTTACCTTAACAAGCCTTCAATTATAAAAATTGAAAATGAGAAAGAAAATCTAACACTAATTAAGCAATCTGCTTTTGCAGTGGAACCGGATAAGAAAGGACCATTTCTTCGTTATTTAATAAAATCAAAAGAATTAAAGCAGGTTATGATTTTCACATCCTCTATTAACACGGCAGATAAAGTAGCCGATAAATTGAGAAAGAATGGAGTAGAGGCATTGGCTGTTCATAGTAAGAAAAGTCAGCATGCAAGAAATCAATCCTTAAAAGATTTCAAAGCGGGGAAAGTTAATGTTTTGGTGACCACCGATCTTTTATCCAGGGGTATTGATATTGAATTTTTACCTTATGTGATCAATTATGAATTACCTCGTTCGCCAAAAGATTTTGTTCATAGAGTAGGAAGGACCGGTAGAGCGGAGCACTCCGGAGAAGCTATTTCATTGATTTCCCCTGAAGAGCAACACCATTTTGAAGTGATACAAAAGAAGATTAAGTATAAAATTGATTTAGCGGAGATAACAGATATTGATTTACATGGCTTTTAA
- the ruvC gene encoding crossover junction endodeoxyribonuclease RuvC — protein sequence MPKDKIILGIDPGTTVMGYGVIQITGNKMTMLQYGVIHLSKYANHEIKLRKIFERVTNLIEEYSPDEVALEAPFFGKNIQSMLKLGRAQGVAMAAALRLDLPITEYAPKKVKMSVTGNGNASKEQVAEMLKTLLGIKEIPKLLDATDALGVAVCHHFQGGKTTSGPKSWKAFINDNPSRVKK from the coding sequence ATGCCTAAAGACAAAATCATATTAGGGATTGATCCAGGGACAACCGTGATGGGCTATGGCGTAATTCAAATTACAGGCAATAAAATGACCATGTTACAGTACGGGGTAATTCACCTTTCTAAGTATGCCAATCATGAAATCAAATTGCGTAAAATCTTTGAAAGAGTAACCAACTTAATTGAAGAATACAGCCCAGATGAAGTGGCTTTGGAAGCACCATTCTTTGGCAAAAACATCCAATCTATGTTAAAATTAGGGCGTGCCCAAGGAGTAGCTATGGCGGCTGCGCTACGATTAGATTTACCCATCACTGAATATGCTCCTAAAAAAGTGAAAATGTCTGTTACGGGTAACGGAAATGCCTCCAAAGAACAAGTTGCCGAAATGTTGAAGACATTATTAGGCATCAAGGAAATCCCAAAACTTTTAGATGCCACCGATGCATTAGGTGTCGCAGTATGTCATCACTTTCAAGGCGGTAAAACTACAAGTGGCCCAAAAAGCTGGAAAGCCTTTATCAATGATAATCCGAGTAGGGTTAAAAAATAA
- a CDS encoding GNAT family N-acetyltransferase, producing the protein MEFKYIDIKNELYSKAKEIRIRCFFNGMKNADDLINDKYEKNGHHLICIGESKEVLGTGRLNVENTNGIISQMAIKPKHQKLGIGKEILNHLLLKCENMGLDAIELNARETAINFYIKMGFETSGDKYPSQKTGIIHQKMIKKHKNRAYK; encoded by the coding sequence ATGGAATTTAAATATATTGACATCAAGAATGAATTGTATTCTAAGGCAAAGGAAATCCGAATTAGATGTTTTTTTAATGGGATGAAAAATGCTGATGACCTGATAAACGACAAATATGAAAAAAATGGGCATCACCTAATATGTATTGGAGAAAGTAAAGAAGTATTAGGTACCGGAAGATTGAATGTTGAAAACACAAATGGAATTATATCTCAAATGGCTATCAAGCCAAAACATCAGAAATTAGGCATAGGAAAGGAAATACTAAACCATTTGCTGCTAAAGTGTGAAAATATGGGATTGGATGCTATTGAACTGAATGCAAGAGAAACGGCAATTAATTTTTATATAAAAATGGGGTTTGAGACATCTGGAGATAAATATCCTTCTCAAAAAACAGGGATTATTCACCAAAAAATGATTAAAAAGCATAAGAATAGAGCCTATAAATAA
- a CDS encoding SDR family NAD(P)-dependent oxidoreductase, translating to MKKTAFITGATSGIGRATALLLGKNGFRIIATGRRQERLDELKKELSKETEIHTLNFDVRDQKAVLNAIESLPEKWATIDLLINNAGNAHGLASIENGNMEDWEAMIDINVKGLLYVSQPIIQKMIGQKAGHIINIGSVAGKEAYPNGNVYCASKHAVDALNSSMRMDLNKYGIKVSQVAPGLVETEFSLVRFKGDEDRSKTVYEGYDALKAEDIADLILFMATRPAHVNLADVLIFPTAQAASTMVNKS from the coding sequence ATGAAAAAAACAGCATTTATAACAGGCGCAACATCAGGCATCGGTCGAGCTACTGCCCTACTTTTAGGTAAAAACGGATTTAGAATCATTGCTACCGGAAGAAGACAAGAACGGCTTGATGAATTGAAAAAGGAATTAAGCAAAGAAACTGAAATCCATACACTAAATTTTGATGTTCGCGATCAAAAAGCAGTGCTAAATGCTATAGAAAGTCTTCCCGAAAAATGGGCAACCATTGATTTACTCATAAACAATGCTGGAAATGCACATGGATTAGCATCAATCGAAAACGGAAATATGGAAGATTGGGAAGCTATGATTGACATTAATGTAAAAGGTTTGTTATACGTTTCTCAACCAATTATTCAAAAAATGATTGGCCAGAAAGCAGGGCATATCATCAATATCGGTTCAGTTGCAGGGAAAGAGGCTTATCCAAATGGGAATGTATATTGTGCCTCCAAACATGCCGTAGATGCTTTAAATAGCTCAATGAGAATGGATTTAAACAAATATGGGATTAAGGTTTCTCAAGTAGCGCCAGGTTTGGTGGAAACTGAATTTTCGTTAGTAAGATTTAAAGGCGATGAGGATCGCTCCAAAACAGTTTACGAAGGATATGATGCTCTAAAAGCTGAAGACATAGCCGATTTGATTTTGTTTATGGCAACTCGACCTGCACATGTAAATTTAGCTGATGTATTGATTTTCCCAACTGCTCAGGCTGCCTCAACCATGGTGAATAAGTCTTGA
- a CDS encoding DEAD/DEAH box helicase has translation MIQKIKSQAEMLAKLGIKGLNPMQKEVQQVLKTSEDTILLSPTGSGKTLAFLLPIIESLDPECKEIQVLIIVPSRELALQIEQVVRELGSGYKANAIYGGRAGAKDKIDLQHPPAILIGTPGRIADHIERESFAVKSIKTLVLDEFDKSLEIGFEKEMKAIVWELPQVRRKILTSATEPKSIPEFIGLRDPFYINYLDEKINKLTIKIIKSPDKDKLETLGQLIQKLEGQPGIVFCNFKDSIERVSEYLNKHKINHGCFFGGLEQKDRERALIKFRNGSYHLLLATDLASRGLDIPEIKFIIHYHLPVKEEEFTHRNGRTARMHQSGIAYVLEGAEEKLPHFIEADYMSIQEIDNTNTDAIEFQTLFVSGGRKDKISKGDIAGLFMKEGKLQKEDIGVIELKSDCAFVAINAAKANNLVKTLDNSRLKKKKVRIKTI, from the coding sequence ATGATTCAAAAAATCAAATCTCAGGCTGAAATGCTAGCCAAATTGGGCATAAAAGGATTAAATCCTATGCAAAAAGAAGTGCAACAAGTTCTCAAAACTTCTGAGGACACCATTCTACTGTCCCCTACTGGTAGTGGTAAAACATTAGCTTTTTTGTTGCCCATTATAGAATCGCTAGACCCTGAATGTAAAGAAATTCAAGTACTAATAATCGTTCCTTCACGTGAATTGGCTCTGCAAATTGAACAAGTGGTAAGAGAATTGGGAAGCGGATATAAAGCCAATGCCATTTATGGAGGAAGAGCTGGAGCCAAAGATAAAATTGACTTACAGCATCCACCTGCTATCTTAATAGGAACTCCTGGAAGAATTGCTGACCATATAGAAAGAGAAAGTTTTGCTGTAAAAAGTATTAAAACTTTGGTATTGGATGAATTCGATAAATCATTGGAAATCGGCTTTGAAAAAGAAATGAAAGCCATTGTTTGGGAGCTTCCGCAGGTAAGAAGAAAAATTTTAACATCTGCCACAGAACCAAAATCCATTCCAGAATTCATTGGTTTAAGAGACCCTTTTTATATCAATTATTTGGATGAAAAGATTAATAAATTAACCATCAAAATCATAAAATCTCCTGATAAGGATAAGCTGGAAACTTTGGGGCAATTAATTCAGAAATTAGAAGGCCAACCGGGTATTGTCTTTTGTAACTTTAAAGACAGCATAGAAAGAGTCAGTGAATATTTAAATAAGCATAAAATAAACCATGGTTGCTTTTTTGGTGGTTTAGAACAAAAAGATAGGGAAAGAGCCTTAATAAAATTCAGAAATGGTAGCTATCATTTATTACTAGCCACTGATTTGGCTTCAAGAGGACTTGACATACCTGAAATAAAATTTATCATTCATTATCATTTACCCGTTAAAGAAGAGGAATTCACTCACCGAAATGGTAGAACGGCTCGTATGCATCAATCCGGAATAGCCTATGTTTTGGAAGGGGCGGAAGAAAAACTTCCTCATTTTATAGAAGCAGACTATATGTCAATCCAAGAAATAGATAATACAAATACTGATGCAATAGAATTTCAAACGCTATTCGTTTCCGGAGGAAGAAAAGATAAAATTTCAAAAGGAGATATTGCTGGTTTATTTATGAAAGAGGGCAAACTTCAGAAAGAAGACATTGGAGTCATTGAACTAAAATCAGACTGTGCTTTTGTAGCCATAAATGCTGCAAAGGCAAATAATTTAGTTAAAACCCTAGATAATAGTAGATTAAAGAAGAAAAAAGTAAGGATTAAGACTATTTAA
- a CDS encoding TapB family protein — protein MKNLLKGLTLIFILSIPFKSWAQSSDCNPYFLLEDGRKWTSANYSAKDKYQGKQSYEVLSLSEGEDGKLTANVMLISYDKKDKVVMEKEVEFTCKDGVVEMDMSKYIPEETMEGFKNMDVEMEFEAITIPDNLEVGQYLKDGGVNMTISGPMQMNMAIKIQDRKVMAKETIEVPAGTYEAWKINSIVKMDMMMTRETKNVEWIAKDVGLVRSEQYDKNGDLNSYSVLTEIN, from the coding sequence ATGAAAAATTTACTGAAAGGACTGACATTAATTTTTATTTTATCGATCCCATTTAAATCATGGGCTCAATCATCGGATTGCAATCCTTATTTTTTACTAGAAGATGGTAGAAAATGGACTTCAGCTAATTATAGCGCAAAAGACAAATATCAAGGAAAGCAAAGCTATGAGGTTTTATCGCTTTCAGAGGGAGAAGATGGTAAACTCACTGCCAATGTTATGCTCATTTCTTATGACAAAAAGGATAAAGTGGTAATGGAGAAAGAAGTGGAATTTACTTGCAAAGACGGGGTGGTAGAAATGGATATGTCTAAATACATTCCTGAAGAAACTATGGAAGGCTTTAAAAATATGGATGTTGAAATGGAATTTGAGGCCATTACAATTCCTGATAATTTAGAAGTAGGTCAATATTTAAAAGATGGTGGAGTCAATATGACTATATCAGGTCCGATGCAAATGAATATGGCAATTAAAATACAGGATAGGAAGGTGATGGCTAAGGAAACCATTGAAGTCCCTGCTGGAACGTATGAAGCCTGGAAAATTAACTCCATTGTGAAAATGGATATGATGATGACCCGAGAAACCAAAAATGTGGAATGGATAGCTAAAGATGTTGGGCTTGTCAGAAGTGAACAATACGATAAAAATGGAGATTTGAATAGTTATTCAGTTTTAACAGAAATTAATTAA